In Candidatus Krumholzibacteriia bacterium, one genomic interval encodes:
- a CDS encoding T9SS type A sorting domain-containing protein, translating into MLRVIPRFCIPSRVALLVVGLVACGAVSASAALRDGRLPLGDGSPSGVSIIGETLFDCGTYKGNQAEHAWRKALNDRVQNEVRTGKRPVQLALDYVYNDVWIVEDDGTLTYSGLNAFDTPTQTFDFTPTGGGYTITQQASQYDAVLGSTVATGDDGAVIVNLLFSFPYGGSNWNQMYVGGNGGVAFGGPLNPSGFFDNADFFSETAKLAPYHMDLNPAASGGVYVKSEVSKYTVTWSNVPEYGTTKVNTFQLVIYPSGAFRYTYGTITSTLQNGGTPIALGFHPGGSASLDPISFSAGLPHVTAPGSGAYEEYYNFATPAVNEVALFQRFYQQFPDDFFQLVFFTNFSQSMSGFANELNISNDVTGIGLGIFDTSNQYGSNSVLESRCNMNRLAAWPLDPFNRFFGKGNNFLTIMAQEAGHRWGAFTYFDSGGGGSNLILGRSDAHWSYYVDVDHSSLEGGNWQLVSGSTYTCPTTIDYFSQLDEYTFGLRTAEEVKDFYYISSPSNNTPTARSVGTPVMGANATGSYVPVTVEDIIAYEGARTPTVANEQHDLRQGFILLLQAGTAPTQTQLDQVANFRATWEDYFEVSCDGRLSCNTSITQSFDVAGLCGHVYDLLTDQVIPAFSARSLERGFLQEVPDGGRYFFRYMEDAGSGPSEMATIVFEADGYQPDTLEVNLTYGTETCNTNVQLMPIQTAVGDGPNLATTLHTNHPNPFNPSTTIRYELAAAGDVRLRVFDAAGRLVRTLVETSQGAGAHDVTFDGRDDAGRPMASGVYFYRLDAGTTTQTRKMVLLK; encoded by the coding sequence GTGCTTCGAGTGATCCCGCGTTTCTGCATCCCGTCCCGAGTTGCATTGCTGGTCGTTGGGCTTGTCGCGTGCGGCGCGGTTTCCGCGTCCGCCGCACTCCGCGATGGGCGGCTCCCGCTGGGCGACGGCTCGCCCAGTGGTGTCAGCATCATCGGGGAGACCCTGTTCGACTGTGGCACCTATAAAGGAAACCAGGCCGAGCACGCATGGCGCAAGGCGCTCAACGACCGCGTCCAGAACGAGGTGCGCACCGGCAAGCGCCCCGTGCAACTGGCGCTCGACTATGTGTACAACGATGTGTGGATCGTCGAGGACGACGGCACCCTGACCTACAGCGGTCTGAACGCCTTCGACACGCCAACCCAGACCTTCGATTTCACGCCCACCGGCGGCGGCTACACCATCACCCAGCAGGCCTCCCAGTACGATGCCGTGCTGGGGAGCACCGTGGCCACCGGCGATGACGGCGCGGTCATCGTCAACCTGCTCTTCAGCTTTCCGTACGGGGGCAGCAACTGGAACCAGATGTACGTGGGCGGCAACGGCGGCGTGGCCTTCGGCGGCCCGCTCAATCCGTCCGGGTTCTTCGACAACGCGGACTTCTTCAGCGAGACCGCCAAGCTGGCGCCGTACCACATGGACCTCAACCCGGCCGCGAGCGGCGGGGTGTACGTGAAGAGCGAGGTGTCCAAGTACACGGTGACGTGGAGCAACGTGCCCGAGTACGGCACCACCAAGGTCAACACGTTCCAGCTGGTGATCTACCCCAGCGGCGCCTTCCGCTATACCTACGGGACCATCACCTCGACGCTGCAGAACGGCGGCACGCCTATCGCATTGGGTTTCCACCCGGGTGGCAGCGCATCGCTCGACCCCATTTCGTTCTCCGCGGGGCTGCCGCATGTGACCGCGCCCGGCTCGGGCGCCTACGAGGAGTACTACAACTTCGCGACGCCGGCGGTGAACGAGGTGGCGCTATTCCAGCGCTTCTACCAGCAGTTCCCGGACGACTTCTTCCAGCTGGTGTTCTTCACCAACTTCTCCCAGAGCATGTCCGGGTTCGCCAACGAGCTGAACATCTCCAACGATGTCACCGGCATCGGCCTGGGCATCTTCGACACCAGCAACCAGTACGGGAGCAACAGCGTGCTCGAGAGCCGCTGTAACATGAACCGGCTGGCGGCGTGGCCGCTGGACCCCTTCAACCGCTTTTTCGGCAAGGGGAACAACTTCCTCACCATCATGGCGCAGGAGGCGGGTCACCGCTGGGGCGCGTTCACGTACTTTGATTCCGGTGGCGGCGGCAGCAACCTCATCCTGGGCCGCAGCGATGCGCACTGGAGCTACTACGTGGACGTCGACCACAGCTCGCTCGAGGGCGGCAACTGGCAGCTGGTGTCCGGCAGCACCTACACCTGCCCGACCACCATCGACTACTTCTCGCAGCTCGACGAGTACACCTTCGGCCTGCGCACGGCCGAAGAGGTGAAGGACTTCTATTATATTTCGAGCCCGTCCAACAACACCCCGACCGCGCGTTCGGTGGGAACGCCGGTGATGGGTGCGAATGCCACCGGCTCCTACGTACCCGTTACCGTTGAGGACATCATCGCCTATGAAGGCGCGCGCACCCCCACCGTAGCCAACGAGCAGCACGACCTGCGCCAGGGCTTCATCCTGCTGCTGCAGGCGGGAACCGCGCCCACGCAGACGCAGCTCGACCAGGTGGCCAACTTCCGCGCCACCTGGGAGGACTACTTCGAGGTGTCGTGCGACGGGCGGCTCTCGTGCAACACCAGCATCACCCAATCATTTGACGTGGCGGGTCTGTGCGGCCACGTCTACGACCTGCTCACCGACCAGGTCATCCCCGCCTTCAGCGCGCGGTCGCTGGAGCGCGGGTTCCTGCAGGAGGTGCCGGACGGCGGGCGCTACTTCTTCCGCTACATGGAAGACGCGGGCTCGGGACCGTCGGAGATGGCGACCATCGTGTTCGAGGCGGACGGCTATCAGCCGGACACGCTGGAAGTCAACCTCACCTACGGCACCGAGACCTGCAATACCAACGTGCAACTGATGCCCATCCAGACCGCGGTGGGGGATGGCCCGAACCTCGCAACCACCCTGCACACCAACCATCCCAACCCGTTCAACCCGTCGACCACCATTCGTTACGAGTTGGCGGCGGCGGGCGACGTGCGCCTGCGCGTGTTCGACGCGGCGGGCCGGCTGGTGCGCACCCTGGTTGAAACCAGCCAGGGCGCGGGCGCGCACGACGTCACCTTCGACGGCCGCGACGACGCCGGCCGTCCGATGGCGAGCGGCGTGTACTTCTACCGCCTCGATGCGGGCACGACGACGCAGACGCGCAAGATGGTGCTTTTGAAGTAA
- the arfB gene encoding alternative ribosome rescue aminoacyl-tRNA hydrolase ArfB, producing MIRITPRIEIDESEIELSFVRASGPGGQNVNKVATAVQLRFDVARSPSLPDDVRARLAAKAGNRLTRDGILVIEARRHRTQERNRADAIERLVEMIRAAATPPRPRRKTKPTRASRERRVEVKRRRSGTKRLRGKVRGDE from the coding sequence ATGATCCGGATCACCCCGCGCATCGAGATCGACGAGAGCGAGATCGAGCTTTCCTTTGTGCGCGCGTCCGGGCCCGGCGGGCAGAACGTGAACAAGGTGGCGACGGCGGTGCAGCTGCGTTTCGACGTGGCCCGCTCGCCGTCGCTGCCCGACGACGTCCGCGCCCGGTTGGCGGCGAAGGCCGGCAACCGCCTCACCCGCGACGGCATCCTCGTCATCGAGGCGCGCCGTCACCGCACCCAGGAACGCAACCGCGCCGACGCCATCGAACGGCTGGTGGAGATGATCCGCGCCGCGGCCACCCCGCCGCGCCCGCGCCGCAAGACCAAGCCCACCCGGGCCTCCAGGGAGCGCCGGGTGGAGGTCAAGCGCCGCCGCTCCGGCACCAAACGTCTACGGGGCAAGGTCCGCGGCGACGAGTGA
- a CDS encoding ATP-binding protein, translating into MQRSFKRNLGSLESLFEFIGDFAGRERLAEDAVFAVNLAVEELFTNMVKYGGGADEVFIDLSVCGSDLVILLDHAGADEFDPTEAADVDPDLPLAERVPGGIGLHLVRKVMDSVTYEHRDGAAHLRLTKHLGGR; encoded by the coding sequence ATGCAGCGATCGTTCAAGCGCAACCTGGGCTCGCTGGAGTCCCTCTTCGAGTTCATTGGTGACTTCGCGGGCCGCGAGCGCCTGGCCGAGGACGCCGTGTTCGCCGTCAACCTTGCCGTGGAGGAACTGTTCACCAACATGGTGAAGTACGGCGGGGGCGCGGATGAGGTCTTCATCGACCTCTCGGTGTGCGGCAGCGACCTGGTGATCCTGCTGGACCACGCCGGGGCGGACGAGTTCGATCCCACGGAAGCGGCCGACGTGGACCCGGATCTGCCCCTGGCAGAGCGCGTTCCGGGCGGAATCGGCCTGCACCTGGTGCGCAAGGTCATGGACAGCGTGACCTACGAGCACCGTGACGGAGCCGCGCACCTGCGGCTCACCAAACACCTGGGAGGGCGTTGA
- a CDS encoding STAS domain-containing protein: MFDMQRGPGGEFLFSGRLDAAQVDRVREEMKSVQASCVVDFSGLDYISSAGMGVLLGVQKRLSDAGHSLKLVNLNRHIREIFRIAGFDNVFLIE, from the coding sequence ATGTTCGACATGCAGCGGGGGCCGGGCGGCGAGTTTCTCTTTTCGGGACGGCTGGACGCCGCGCAGGTGGACCGGGTCCGCGAGGAGATGAAGTCCGTGCAGGCGTCGTGCGTGGTGGACTTTTCCGGCCTCGACTATATCTCCAGCGCGGGGATGGGTGTGCTGCTGGGCGTGCAGAAACGGCTCTCGGACGCCGGGCACTCGCTGAAACTGGTCAATCTCAACCGGCACATCCGCGAGATCTTCCGCATTGCCGGCTTCGACAACGTGTTTCTTATAGAGTAG
- a CDS encoding sigma-70 family RNA polymerase sigma factor, with protein MSSLKAHTDAELVRECLSGNQRAFETLVRKYEKPIYNVALRILKDPDDAMDISQTVFVKAYEKLESFDEKREFFSWIYRIAINESINASKKTRRQDEYESGVTAALPPTQEEQRNAEILSEEIERAIEVLTLDYRMVIVLRHFHDFSYQEIAEILDIPEKTVKSRLFTARQQLKDVLTARGVTR; from the coding sequence ATGTCCTCGTTGAAGGCGCATACCGACGCGGAACTGGTGCGGGAATGCCTCTCCGGTAACCAGCGGGCCTTCGAGACGCTGGTCCGGAAGTATGAGAAGCCCATCTATAACGTGGCGCTTCGCATTCTCAAGGATCCAGACGACGCGATGGACATTTCGCAGACGGTGTTCGTCAAGGCGTACGAGAAGCTCGAATCGTTCGATGAAAAACGGGAGTTCTTCAGTTGGATCTATCGCATCGCCATCAACGAGTCGATCAACGCGTCCAAGAAGACGCGGCGCCAGGACGAGTACGAGAGTGGCGTGACCGCCGCGCTGCCGCCGACCCAGGAAGAACAGCGCAACGCGGAGATACTGAGCGAGGAAATCGAGAGGGCAATTGAAGTGCTGACACTGGATTACAGAATGGTCATCGTGCTCCGGCACTTCCACGACTTCTCCTACCAGGAGATCGCCGAGATCCTCGATATCCCCGAGAAGACGGTCAAATCCCGTCTCTTTACGGCTCGCCAGCAGCTCAAGGATGTTCTCACCGCACGGGGGGTAACGCGATGA